A genomic stretch from Lathyrus oleraceus cultivar Zhongwan6 chromosome 2, CAAS_Psat_ZW6_1.0, whole genome shotgun sequence includes:
- the LOC127119243 gene encoding uncharacterized protein LOC127119243, with translation MAKKAAERAVAATMGLLKENAAEGEGGESVGEEAGPLSGEVGVGAGGEAEEAGPPVGVGAGGEEAGEEAGAGVAGVGAAAGGVAAGGVAVGGVAGGGVAGGGVAGAGDFGDGVAVGGCVGAAVGACAKQEVARSPKIRKTCSAAEEAILWV, from the coding sequence ATGGCAAAGAAAGCAGCAGAGAGAGCAGTtgcagcaacaatgggtttgcTGAAGGAAAATGCTGCCGAGGGAGAAGGTGGAGAATCGGTTGGTGAAGAGGCGGGACCACTTTCTGGGGAGGTTGGAGTAGGTGCGGGAGGAGAGGCAGAAGAGGCAGGTCCACCGGTTGGTGTTGGAGCTGGAGGGGAGGAAGCTGGAGAAGAGGCGGGTGCTGGAGTGGCTGGAGTGGGAGCAGCTGCAGGTGGTGTTGCTGCTGGAGGAGTTGCAGTTGGTGGAGTTGCAGGTGGTGGTGTTGCTGGTGGCGGTGTTGCCGGTGCTGGAGATTTTGGGGATGGGGTTGCGGTTGGAGGCTGTGTTGGTGCAGCAGTTGGGGCTTGTGCAAAACAAGAGGTGGCTAGAAGCCCTAAGATAAGAAAAACTTGTAGTGCTGCAGAGGAGGCCATTTTGTGGGTTTAG